A region of the Clavelina lepadiformis chromosome 9, kaClaLepa1.1, whole genome shotgun sequence genome:
GCTTGCCGCCATTTGCACAACATGAGTCTTGTTCGTTTATGGATGAATCCTCAGATACGTCTTCTTTCATCTTTATGTCGTTTAATTTCACCAGTTCTTGCTGTTGGTGCTCTGTGTTCCGTGTTACTTCCATTTCTTCCGGAACTCCGAAGCGAAAAAAAATGCGGActttttttggaaaacattCGCCGTCAACGAGGGGAACGAAATATCGAGGATCGCTTTCAGCCGGTTTGTTGCTCCCTAACAAAACCACAAATAATGTTTAGATTACGGTGtcaaatatttgaaattctCGAagattttattattgttttattggGTTACCTGTTACAAAAGACACTATCAGCCCTGTTAGAAGTGCTGTCAGGAATCCAACGATTCCATAATAAAGATTGGAGATGGCCCAAATATTATAGTAGAAGAAAGGCCTTCCGATATAAAAGACCATCAAATTTAAGCAAACTCATAAGAATAAACTTCAGCTACTTGTTTACACAGGACAAACAACTAATTTAAAGCAACATAATTTCACTCAGTATGCTCGAAATTGTCCCCACTTTGTATTCACAGGTTCGTCATCAACCGTTAGCGTCGTAGAATTGAATTCCAATTCACTGTAGGAGTAATGAGCTGTGCTGGCTACTGTTGTCGTCCAGTTAGCAAGGGCGGTATCACTCGTACAATTTTCTGTCGTTGTTGGCAACAAGCTCGACTTCTCTGGAGGTATCCCATAAACCTTCGCACTGAATGCAATCCAGGCGACGAAAGCAGTGCCAAGGGCGTGACCAATCACCGCTCCCTACGTATAAGTAAATGTTACAAAGGAATACTTTAAGTATTCAAGAATACTGTCAGTAGAGTGAACAAACActgtaatttaaaattgatatCTGCTATATATATGACTTTCAGCCTATAACACATACATAGAACTTATAACTACGACAATGTTTGCTACGTAGATTTTACCAATGAAGCGATGCTAAATGCTTTACTTTAACAAGCAATTATTATCTGTCGTGTCAGCAGTCATGCACGTAAAACTACcacaaagtttttaataaaggtatttaatttaataattttattgccTAAAACTGTTTTGAGTCAAATCAACATCAGGCGCAAATAAAGTATCACCTAATAGTTTACAGAGCAAACCATTAAAGTTGTCGTTAAGTAGCAGGGAGTCGAGAAAATGTTAACGAGCTAAGCTACTGACTCAGCCATGCATTTTCGACAAAACTTTACAAAGTGCTCACGTTATTCCTATATTCATATCGTTGACCGCTTATATGTTTCTATCCTTTAGTCTAATGCATTTTAATTCCTGGTTTAATTTAACTGTTGTTTCATCCTGCGTTCTGTAAAGTATCAGTGatactaaaataaattacGATCGTTATAAAACATACTTTTATGAGAATGAGTTCAAAAACAACTGCAATTAACAAAGAAATGCTTTATTGTCGATTAACAATGATTGCCGGTTTATACAGTATACTGAttcattttcaacaacatGGTAATTAATCATTTACTGTGTATCAACataacttaaacaaaaatttgaaatcacGAGCAGCCCGCAGTAAAACAATATAAGTCTTGTATGTTTAGTGAAGTGTTCAATATGTAGATAATACAGGTACTGTGCAGGTGAATACTGTgatcaagaaaaataaaaagtttttgtggCAATGCAGTCATTTAACCGTCCCCGAAAGTATAAGTGCTTTCGAAAGCAATTAATTTCGGtccatgtaggcctacatgacTTGCCAAAACGTATGACGTTGCACATCATCACAACTATTATAGGGAATAGAGTTTTTTCGTAGTTGCAAGGACGGAAGGACACGAACTGCTAACTATATTGGAGTCCCACGTCAAAGCCTttacttgaaataaaaaaaaacacatttaaaaaaacaaaaaatatgtgacaCTTGCACAAATGCTTGCTCGGTAACCGGGACTTGAGTGATGAGGATCATCGTATGGTTTAAGTCGAGCAAAACCTTTCCTCACTCCAAGGAATTTCATctcaattaaaaaaacaatttcttatAGCCTACAATGTTGGCCTATATAATCGGAAACACGCACGTTTTTGGCTAATTAATAGCCAACAAACTTCGTATAGTCGCTAAGAACTCTGTTTTGAAAAGTATTTCGGATGGGGGTATctttgtgttgttttgctcataaatgATATATAATTACTTTTAACTAGAGCTGCACGTATGCATGCATGCAAATATTAACGCAGAGGCCGAATCCATACAACGGAGTCGAAGGTGGAGTGTCTGCTACCACGTTAGCCCCGCggaaaatttgtgaaattatttttgcatattCATTCGCAAAAATCGCTCCAAAATTCAAGGTTTGATCGAAATTTCGGAAGTTGGAACATTTCGCACAAAATGCGAACCAAAATTGTTGAGACAGCGCTTCGAGGTTTGTTCGGTTTCACAGATCTAATATTTTTCTCAGTGAGAAGACTCGGAGGAAGATAGCTGTGacgttgttttttaatttacagttTTACAGTAATTAATCTTGCCACGCCTCGCATGTTGCTGAAATCATTCTACCGATCGACTACTGCTGTGTAGATGTGCCCTGTGTTATTGTTTTCGATACTACAACTGTTGTCAATGCTGAGCAATGCTTTGATTACGCTTACTCGGTGAGACGTTGAACTGGTTGTAGCCTAatttgaagtttttggaaaagtTAGTGATAATGGCATATTTTTCTATACTGCTCAGATGTCGTATATAATTACATATGCTGTGCTATGCTATTGCTCAGTCGTTGTCATATGCGTGTGACAGGATTAAGTCGTAGTGAAAGAGATTGTTTGGTCACAGGACAAAAAGTGTCTCAAGGAAGAAAGCTGGTCAAAAAGTTCAAGAAGATGACGTCAAATGAGGAAGTTATTTGTTGATTGATATTCATCGTCGTTAGAGAGTGCAATCGATGAACAGACATTGCTTGCCACTGAAACGCCAGATCCCGGGCATCCACTTAGGAGGTATGTACATTGCTGATAGAAATGGAAACGACTGCTTGGCGATAGTTTTGCCGTATAAGTTTGCCAACGCGTTGACGTGCTCAGTTGTATTCATTGCACTGACAGAAAGCCAGAGCATGTCTTGGCAACGTAAGCTGTGACAAGGCAAAGCACAAACGAAATTGCAAGTAAATCCTTCTTTTTCCTATCTACTTATTATGTGTCATTATCTTAACGGTTGGCCCAACCATGATCTACTTTTCTTGTTTCGACTGATgaattttgcatgttttaagtcGTTGTTGCTTTAGGTAGCCTTTTTCTCCTAGTGACCTAGTTGTTTATTTgcagtgttttatttttattttactataataGTAATATTTTTGCCCCTCCATAACgattaacataaaaaataacgCCACAAACAACATTAACGACGAGATGTCAAACTCCTTCACCAGATTGATTGTAACCGGAAACAACAGGTTGGGCTGGTTGGATAGATGTGGTACGCTTGAATGATCATCTGCTTAAGCGTAAACAAAAACGGGAACAAATTTTTGATCAATACCGGCCTGATCTTGCCTGAGTTTGTGTAAGCTTTTAAGCGTGACGCAGCTAATTTACTAGTTTCTGAACTAAACGCCCAATTGATGTGTATGTTAAGTTTTACGAGCACGAGTTTTAGACAGAGGTATATTGTAGCATGTGACGATGAAGAAAGGCTTTTGGTTTGAGAAAGAGTTGTTTTATAACTGTGCCTGAATAGTTTGCGGATTATCACTTACGTAGGGTAATGTACCTTGCAGCATAAACTATTAGTGGCTGTGTCAGTGGAATCTATCAGTGACTTACGTTCAATTGTTATGTTAtcatattattttatgttCTTACTTAGTTGTTGATTCGTTAATTTATCCGCCGAAAGGAAGGACAGGTGTAGAGAAAATGGCAAAATTGGTTCTTGGTTACTGTATGGGATCTTAGATGCCGCGGAGAAGCGCTCCGTTGTGTGCTCGAATACCTCGGTGTTGAATACGAAGACAAAAGATACAAATTATCTGGCAAGCCCCCTAACACTGATGGTAGTTCTTGGTTTGGCGTGAAAGCTCAAATGAATCTAGATTTGCCAAACTTACCTTACATCATTGACGGTGACGTCAGAATGACGCAGGCTTGGGCGATTTTGAAATATCTGGTTCGGAAACACGCAATTCTTTTCCCGAAGACTGAAGAGGAGATTCGAAATTGTGACATGTTGGAGGAAGTTGGGAGAGATCTGGCGATGCCTTTCTATACTTTTTGTTACAATCACGACGATTTTGACGaggcaaagaaaaaatatttcggcGAAACTCTTCCAAAGTTGCTGGACTAGCTGGAGAAATTCCTCGGCAGTTCTAATTGGATGATCGGAGATAAAATGACCTACGTCGATTTCTACTTTTGCGAGGTGCTTGACGTCATCcaattaatgacgtcagattgCTTGGACAAGCACCAAGGCATCAAGAAGTACGTGGAGAGATTCTACGCCCTGGACAAGATTGCAGCTTACAGGCAGTCCGATCGATTCAAGAAATGGCCCATCGTTGCCCCATTCGCGAAGTGGGGAGGAAAATGCGAAGACTGAATCAAATCACCGTGGAACGTTTAACAACTTGTGCTCGTATACTTCCTGGTATTAGTGATGTGTGACTGTTATCGTGATCATTAACATATTGTATCgcaataacaatttaataaaactaatGACGTAAGttgtaataattttgaaacagaAAACTGCAAAGTCGTTTGAGAATAAATCTACACCCTGGATACTTTCCACAATAAATgacagacagacagacagacaCAAACATAAGGGCAGTGGTGGACTAAACGATTCATAGTAACTGATAAGCGTGGAATGTAAATACTGAAGTTATCCTCGCACCTGATATCGGTTGTGTCCTTTTGGAATTCCGATAAATTGTTGAGTTTTGTTGAAACAGAATGGAGCTTACGAGCTGCAAATACCTTTAATCCTTAGCATGCTGCACAGTAGTAGGCTAGGGTGTaagaaaagttgaaaaagtaATACTAGTATATATATACTCCTTATACTCTATCCTTATCAAGTCAGCAGAAGGGATATCTTGTGGTAGAGTCTATAATACTCGACCACCGCTTCGGTACAAAGCAAGGAATGCCCATTTCTTTGAGTGTTTGATCgcaaacatttgcacaaatcCCAACGTAAGCTTTGTGAAGGCGAGGTATGTTGATTCCGAGAAGTTACTGTAGTTCAGCTGCAATTGCCAGCAAGTACAACTCAGCGTCAGCAGACGCAGAAATACAAAAGAGATGTCAAAGTTTATTCTCGGTTATTGGGACGTACGAGGCTTTGGCGAAGCGATACGATACATGCTTGAGTACCTTGAAGTGGACTACAAAGACAGGAGGTATTATGGCGAATATATTTTGTTCCTttgtgtattacttgtgtgaagtattacacaacaaacatattcgcCATAATGACCACGTACACTGGCGATAATTGTTATAATATGATCGAGGACGATTGTTGGTTTTTTCACCGCatataatttgtaataattaatcaatccgAAATGTAGCCTAAACACGGTACGTTAACTTAAAGCATCTCATAGAAATTCTAACATTTCTTAGAAGAAATCTATTTTGTttacgttttgcaaaaatctcTTTAGACTTTTGGCGCCGTCAAGATCCCGATCTTTAACGTGTTGTGGGGCGCCACCGCACGGTCTGGTGCAAACATGATAATTAAATAGTACagtaaacaaataacaaattcaAACACCTGTTAGGAGCTGCTTGAAGAACAATGCCTTTTGATTTCTGGCCATGGCATTGTTAATTACATTTTCGAGTAAGACGCCGACACTTATACGCTTTCGCTTGGAATTCACCTtggagcaaattttgttgcagCTCTGGAATTTACGCGCGATTCTCGAACCTTCGTTGCCAGTGTTCGTTCTTCGTTCATTCATTTGCCTTGTGCAGTCAAAGTGGTTACTTGGCAGTTAACAGTAACTGAAGAATAATGAAGGTGACTTACAAATTACAAAGCAGAGTTAACTTCAGTTTAGAGATGTGTTTACCAGGTGCACTGTCAAGTGGAGATTTATTGGAAAAttcatttaataataattaaagaaatttcagtATTTAATTTAAGATTTCCTGAAGGCGTTTGGCTTAATCTTATGGTATAGATTGTCGAGTAACAGGTCGTTGCACTCTGCAGAAAACAGAATGATTTAACACTGTCTTGGCTAGCTAGTTCACTAATTCATTAAATTATGATGGTGTTGTCAGGTATGCAAGTGatgatttattaaatgttgaaATGTCGTTCACTCGTCTGTTCATTGTATTAGACTTGGGCTTAGTATTTGTTGTATGGTCGTTGTTGGCATCTTTTGCACCTTTCCATGCCTTTGAATGTTTGGCTTTATGTGGTTGAAGTTTGTTCCTGCTTTATTGCCGCTGAGCTCTTTGCGCGCGCTTTCGCGTCGATTCTTATGTCGTTGTTGCTTTTCTGCGCTTTGGCGTTTGTTGCGTTGTTGGAGCCGTTAAGTGCTGGTTTTTAAGCTTGATTTTTTAAGGATGTCATCTCGTTGTCTTATTCAGTGCTTGCCATGCAGTGAGTTTCATTTTAATGCAAATTGGTGGCCTTTAAATCTGTTGCAGTCAGTTTTATCTGCTTGCTATTTGCAGAATTTGCGCATGACATACCGATACCAGCATTCATCTGACAAGTCTGGTTTCCAAAAGCCTCCGTAAAGCTGATCTAATATCTGCCAATCTAAAACCTCTCGCTGGAACAGAATACTGCAAGATGAGCACAGGACAGCTGTAAGCAGTAGACAGTGTTGGTACAGAAAGCTTCCCCCGGTTTCTTCAGTCCAAGTGTAGTTTAAATACCTAAATTTTTTTCCAGTTTATTTTCCTCGTGTGGCGATACGTGGATGGGGAGCAGCGGACTGTTTATTTAGATGTCAATGTCAGAATGAGAAAACAAGTGTCAAAGGATGGGTTGAGATTTTAAGTTTAGATGGCTAGGTTGAACAGAATAAAAACGGAGACATGaaaatattactttatttAACTAAATTCCTTTTTTCAGTGAATTTTTCGAGATTCTTTTTTTCGGGTGACGTCAGCCATGCTTccagttttcattttcatctaTCCCAGTCACGTGCTTCACTTCTGGTAAGTTGcaatttaaaatgtattttattgcGATCCATTCTTttaatcttaaaatatttagctTAACACTTTCTCCTGCTTGAGATCCTTCAGTTTCCGAAAGTCTTAAATTGTGAAGTTAACCTGTTTTAAATTATCATCTGCATTTGTTAGCATAAGTTTGCATCACACAGTTGGGTGTTTAAGGTGTTTTCATTTACTGTACTTTCCTATATGTTTCAGATTCTAAATATTTCAGTTCTACATATTGCACTGCACCTAACGCAAGTATTACTACTGTGGTTATAGTATACTGTGGTTAGCAAATAAAGTTGAATACTCGTATCTACCATAAATCGTATAAATTTCGCGTTATGCTTTCTGTTGACATTTGACAACTCTTTTTTGCAGACTCCCGTCAAAATGCAATCCAAGTCAATCAATGCCTTCACTTCCAGATTTACAGTACTGttaagttttgtatttttgtgcgATTTTTATACTTTCTTCCTTTCCTCTTGCGTTTTTTGTCGtctaaactaaagaaactttgctggcattacattaaatacaaacaataattttgtaaacgTGCTGGAGTCAGAAGACTTTCTTCTTTATCTTTTGATATTTCTTgagtttctgtttttaatgtttcgtttgtttgttttcatgtgGTTTGCGAAAGGAACATTTTATTCTTGTGTGTTTACTCTTTACTATATCGAAGGTGCAGCACCCGATGATTTCGCAAAGTCCAAAGCGACCCCTTTGGTGAGGGTATAGGCTAGTTTAGGGTATCTTAGGTGGGATCAAAGTGTGGGATCAAAGATTAGCGTAAAGATTTCCGACATTTTGTATGTCTATGGGAAGCGCAAAATGTCAGAGACCTTATTTTGGGTTTTTAGATAGAACAGTGCTCGCTTAGGTTATCCAGcactattttattttatccttGCGAGCAAAtttgtctgttttgtttttcaacctTTATTTTCAGGTTTCCAggtgaaacaaacaaactttcagGTAGTATTTGGTTTCAACTTTCAGGTAGTATTTGGTTTGTTCCAACTGTCTTTATCCCGCTTCTCTATGCATCAGTATTGCAAAGTGGGGGATCTCCCGTACCTAAAGAACCGTTCCGACTCCTGTCACCTTGACTCAGTGGAACGGCTTACTTAAGAGCAGTTGACTGTTTGGCATCATCAGAGGCATTCAGCTTTAACAAGCGTTTTATAAATTAGGTCAAACTCTCGTTCAGAAATCTGGTCTTTCCGCCCACAATTTGGATAGCGGTAAAAACGGGATTTTTAAGTCTCAAACCTCCTTTCAAACGCCTCGAGATCAAGTGAAATCTCATATTTATACGCATACGCGTTATAGCAATTCTACATGAGCTTTCATCTTATGCTAACTTTATAATTCGAGATATTTTGGATTTCTTCAGTTAACGTCAGGTCAGGAAACGTTTGTTCATCCTGTACCTAAGACGGaacaacaaatgtttttgtaaacgAAAGTACTTTTgctattattttgtttgaattttttaccTGGTTTGTGTGTTAGTTCACATCACGTCACCGCATTGCacgtcacaatgcactttGCAAGGTTACAGGTTTCTTCCAAATCATTCCCAGTGCTATGGTTATGAAGTTGTAATAGGCAGCAATGTGTTGAAATGGTCTAACTCGTAAGAATATTTATTGCTTCCTTGTGATACAATTGTATCGAGTAGATAAGTGGCAGCCTGATTTGATAAATAATAGTTGTCAGCTTCTTTCAGCGCACAATTTCGCAGCGAAACAGATTGTGCAAGTCTGTGTAAGTTCAGTTGTCGACCCTACATAGCTGTGCGGTCAACGACATTTATGCACAAGGTCCGCAAGTCCAACGCTTATGAATACAAGAAGTGTATTCGACGTgttttgtttccaaaaattcGGCAACTGATGTTGGAAACCACCTCCTTTTATCTTGGGTTCTTAACTTACTCCTTGTTGTCAGCAAGATATTATCATTATTCGTGCACGGTCAGTAACGCATGTTTAATGCGAAAACGATTTTCTACACGAGGTTCTGACATAAAAGAAAACGTAAGGGAACGCAATTCGTGTTCAAAACATATAAACGATGCTTGTTCACTTTAAATCCTGGAAATATGaaagcaaaatgtttgttattaaaacaatgcaaaccCCGTCTACAAAGTTTTGGAAATGGCgcagtttattaaaattgcatttaaattCTTCGGTCGTATTATTTCCAATTTACACCTATTTTTTAGTATTATTACACCTATTGTGTTCCATTGTATCCAGTCTTACATATACAGTGTTGATTTCTGTGTACTGGGTATTAATTGTATTTATTGTAAACAGCGTTATGGTTTAACTTGTGTGTTTTACTCCAaaaccaataaagtttataATTTCGAATGTTTAAAGAACGAGAgatttattgtaaaaacaGGCCCTTGTCACGTATTTCTTAGGAAGCGGTTTCTTAAAAAGAATGAGTCATGTCACAAGACTCGAGACTATGACAAAGCAATTCCCAACCGCACCACAATGTAGTGGTAGAAGCATGACAACCTAGCAGCAGTAGGTTTCGGGTTCGATTCCCTCCCAGGATGACTTTTTTATAGACAATTACATCTGATTGTAATAAACTGTAGTTAATGCCTTCATAATATGCCGCTGTAGGTAGCTCTGGCGTTTCACACATCAACTTCGTACTATAGCTCCCATGTTCGGTTCCCTACCCAGGCATTTGACGCCTGGTTATTTACGGTAATAAACCCAATACTATTCATGCTCTTTTGAGTTACCACTTTGTAGCTCGTTTGCTTCGACGCCGCAAGTTCCAGGTTCGATTTCCAGCCATACAGCTGAGTCATGAGTGAATAAAACACAATTTGGAGAGGTAGATATCTGGTGTTCGGCCGTAAGCCACTGATCAGTTCTTAATACTATGGTGCCTGCCAAGATGAAGGCACGGTTTATGGAGTGGCACAGTAATGAGCATTTTTATTTGGATCGTCTCTTCCGAAACATATATATTTGAAACTCAGAGCAAAGCAAAGAAATGGATCTAGCAAGATTGCTCGTATGAATTCTGCCTCTTAGCATTACTACATAGCAGGTGTGACTATTGCATATGTATACCATTCATTGTCATGATGTTTTTCTGGTACAACTTTGAACTACGCGACGACCCCGTGGCGCAACGGTAGCGCATCTGACTCCAGATCAGAAGGTTGTGTGTTCAAATCACGTCGGTgtcatttaaactttttatctcAAAGTCATGATTCGGACGAACGGTTTCAGGTCAATTCAATTTCTGGACAATTCAACTCAAGATAACTAAAACTCAGGATGACCCAATCAACATCTGTGGGTTGAATAATCCTTGTGTGTTCAATCATTCTTGGTTACATCGCAGGTTGGTTGAGTTGTCCAGAGTTGAAGCGATCGTGGGTTAAATTGACACCCTGACGAACAGAGGACAATGCATAGCAGGTGGAAGGCGTTGCTTAGATGATCATTGCACGGAGGAGTCACGGAAATGATCGCGCACTTTGTCATTGACATCGGTGCAAAGGATGAGGTTTCGAGTCCTTGCAAACTTcaacttaattaattttttccatttttttccCAAATGATGGTAACTAAGTTGATTAAAAAGGGTTACTCTCAAGACGCGTTGTAGCTCGCGATATATATCACAGAACACGGAGGAAAAGGTCTTGGGTTCAGCTCGGTGCTATGTGACTGAATATTTTtcgtttcaaaatttaacaactgatACATCATCGTTGGTTATATATGTTGCACCACATGGTATGTGTGTGCAGCTTCGTAGCTCGTGTGCTTCGACACTGTATTCGGTGCTGCAGGTCACAGGTTCGATACCCGGCCTGGGTATCAGCAGCAGCATGAAAGTCCGTAGCCTACTACACAGAGTAGGAGGCAGCACAGGGGGTCCGGCCGCACCCGGGATTCGTGGTAAGCACTGACGatgataattattttttatgttggTCGGTTAATGGTTAAGATatatatttgaattttttggcAAAATAGCTCCCTGCGTTTAGCACGATTGGATAAATTTTGCCTACTGGCATGGGGGTAGCGGGTTCGATACCCAGCTAGGGCAGCAGACGcgttacaattttttattccGCCTATTGTGGTTAGACCTACAATGAATTAGGGGGACGCCACATCTCCCCCACCCAAGCGATCCCACCAAGGCACCGCTACCTCACCTGCTTGGTTTAGTGGGGCTGGAATAATTTTCGTCATGGTTGCTGCTAATTTGTGGTTGTGTAGCCCCGAACCTAATCCAAGCGATCCCACCAAGGCATCGCTACCTCACCTGCTTGGTTTAGTAGGGCTGGAATAATTTTCGTCATGGTTGCTGCTAATTTGTGGTTGTGTAGCCCCGAACCTAATCCATGCGGAGTAGGCTTAAATAAAGCACGCCTAATTATCTCACATATCTCTGAACTTATCTCGACTAACAACGTTGCCTCTTCTCTTAAATCTACCACGTAGCTGTATGTTTAAACCCTCACAGCCCGATTTTTGACTGCGTAAAGCCGCAGAAAATAATTGGTTCAGAGAAAACTTAAATACCTTCCAACCTGCCATCAAAAGCGAGTGTATGGTTAGTATGGTTACCGAAACGATGTTTTTTCCCCATCTACTGATATTGAGCATTTTGCTTGAACACATCACCCGTTCGTCTGCttcgtttttttaaattctttttttgtCGGTTAAACTTTTATgggttttaagtttttaacgGCCGTGTTAGTAGTTACAAGCAATTGCTACCTTTacttttgaacatgttttaagccttttcgacCGTCATTTTCCCCCTTCATTAGCGCATCCTTGtcaacaactggcttgatctTTTCGTCCCCAGTCCCCACCGCGTTATtagtaaaatttaaatgattgAATTGGAAATTGATCATTACAAAAGTTGAACATTTACCGTTTGAGCAAGTCGCGCCCTAAAACGATCGTGTAAGGAACATATCTCTGCAACACAGACATCcatctttgttttgttatcaTTTAACTCAAGATGCAGTGCTCGAAAGGAGCTGAAAAATTAGTACGTATTTATCTGACCATATGCAAGTCATTCCG
Encoded here:
- the LOC143470688 gene encoding sodium-coupled monocarboxylate transporter 2-like; the encoded protein is MILITQVPVTEQAFVQGAVIGHALGTAFVAWIAFSAKVYGIPPEKSSLLPTTTENCTSDTALANWTTTVASTAHYSYSELEFNSTTLTVDDEPVNTKPFFYYNIWAISNLYYGIVGFLTALLTGLIVSFVTGSNKPAESDPRYFVPLVDGECFPKKVRIFFRFGVPEEMEVTRNTEHQQQELVKLNDIKMKEDVSEDSSINEQDSCCANGGKQTSCC
- the LOC143470689 gene encoding glutathione S-transferase 2-like is translated as MSNSFTRLIVTGNNRCRGEALRCVLEYLGVEYEDKRYKLSGKPPNTDGSSWFGVKAQMNLDLPNLPYIIDGDVRMTQAWAILKYLVRKHAILFPKTEEEIRNCDMLEEVGRDLAMPFYTFCYNHDDFDEAKKKYFGETLPKLLD